From the Erythrolamprus reginae isolate rEryReg1 chromosome Z, rEryReg1.hap1, whole genome shotgun sequence genome, one window contains:
- the LOC139153137 gene encoding natterin-3-like: MTWTNKNFHGHTEIDVTEMAKKDVQKICLYFFIKINIFLYFSDETNSAQDQNDDIQHSSRNVSVFYETTMSWMLFPGSIPTEAVSHWNSYAGRWEYPCIERGCAAGYYSPSQGPYCYYPYGNKEYSTSEFWVLVNGHEFETLSWRGGSWGKVPPNSINTCAGIDLYVGKNMYGLGKVDSKNQAFFLGWNGKEYYYKYYDVLTINKDYRSQSLSSVRYFLDQGSFTESGISIVSSKVTNYDCRTVKKSTTLSGTVTSEHSWDVGLSFSQGIGFTMTAGIPEIFGLSWGISSEKTFNWTTGYTRSESITYSDTVEVEVPPNHHCELDMGGVKMRASIPFNATATRHYHSGATRIAPIQGTSHNAVVAQVRTVIKRCEPLPDALPCSTQIPEVIF; encoded by the coding sequence ATGACATGGACGAATAAGAATTTCCATGGACATACAGAAATAGATGTTACTGAAATGGCTAAGAAAGATGTCCAGAAAATATGcttatatttctttattaaaattaatatttttctctatttttcagaTGAAACCAACAGTGCTCAAGACCAGAATGATGACATCCAACATTCTAGCAGAAATGTTAGTGTTTTCTATGAAACTACTATGAGTTGGATGTTATTCCCAGGATCTATACCCACCGAAGCTGTGTCTCACTGGAATAGCTATGCTGGCAGATGGGAATATCCTTGCATTGAACGGGGCTGTGCTGCTGGCTATTACAGTCCCAGCCAGGGTCCTTACTGTTATTACCCATATGGAAACAAAGAATATTCCACTTCTGAGTTCTGGGTTTTGGTGAATGGACATGAGTTTGAAACCCTAAGCTGGAGAGGGGGTTCATGGGGTAAAGTCCCCCCAAACTCCATCAACACCTGTGCAGGTATAGATTTATATGTTGGTAAAAATATGTATGGATTAGGGAAGGTAGATAGTAAAAATCAAGCTTTCTTCCTTGGTTGGAACGGTAAGGAGTACTATTATAAATATTATGATGTCCTGACCATTAATAAAGATTATCGCTCACAGAGCCTCTCCAGTGTTAGGTACTTTCTAGACCAGGGATCATTCACCGAATCAGGCATATCTATAGTCTCTAGCAAAGTTACCAACTATGATTGTAGGACAGTTAAGAAGTCAACCACCTTATCAGGAACAGTGACCTCCGAACATAGTTGGGATGTGGGCCTTTCCTTCTCTCAGGGCATAGGCTTTACAATGACAGCAGGGATACCTGAAATCTTTGGGCTATCATGGGGCATTTCATCTGAGAAAACGTTCAACTGGACCACAGGTTACACACGGAGTGAATCGATCACTTACTCTGACACAGTTGAAGTCgaagtcccacccaaccaccacTGTGAACTGGACATGGGTGGCGTGAAAATGAGAGCAAGTATTCCCTTCAACGCCACTGCCACTCGTCACTATCACAGTGGAGCAACCCGAATTGCCCCCATCCAAGGTACCAGTCACAATGCAGTTGTGGCTCAAGTACGAACAGTGATTAAAAGGTGTGAACCTCTCCCAGATGCACTCCCATGCAGTACACAAATCCCAGAAGTGATCTTCTAG